The genomic region CACTTCTTTGTGGTCTGAAAAATCCGTTGGGAACTGTGTTCCACCGTTAGGAAAAGGAACTTTTGTGTCTCCCCCTAAGTTCACTCCTCTTAAAATCACTTTTCTTCCGGTTGCATCTACAAACCATTCGCCTTGAGGTGAGAGTTTTTTTGGTGCCATTAGATTTATCCTTTAAGTTTTAATTCGTTTTTATGATTGGACTCGGCGTAAATGTTAAGATACCCAAGTAAAAAGTAAAACACAATCAATACTTCATCATCTTGAAAATAACATTGTAAAAGACCAGAAAAGAAAAATCCTACTAAACCATAAGTCATAAACCTAGTTTCTTTAGGAATGTACCCATTTAATAGTGTATAAAGTATTCCTACAAATAAAAGTAAGTATAAGATCCCTTGAGGCACACCGAATACAGCTGTTAAATGAAAGTAATCATTGTGAGCGTGTCCTCTTTGTGTGACTTCATAAAAGAAACTTAGTTCTTTGTGTTCTTTTTCCTTTTCTTTCCTGGAAATTTCGATTTCTTTTTGGTAGTTCCCTGATCCAATTCCAAAAATAGGATTTTTTTCAATTAGAGGAAAGGTGGAATCCCAAATAAAGGTTCTACCCGAATCAGTGTGTTTCTCTCCACCAAACAAAGGATCTACGACTCGTTTGACTGCATTTGTAGTTTTGTAGCCTGTAAATACCAAAATCAAAGAGAGTAAAATTAATATCCCAATTCGTTTTAACATTTTTTTTGTTATATCTTTATCGATAAAAATTAGAACATATATTCCGAATAAAGTACTCACAAAGGCTCCAAGAAGTGAAGACCTCGCATTGTTAAATAAAAAGACTATAGCAACCAATAAAAGTAATATAGCATTGATGGAAATTTTAGAGAATGATTCTTTTTTATACCAAGAATCATACAATCGGAATACAAAACCAGGGAAGATAAAAGCAAGTAATCCGCCGAAAGTAAGATGGGTATTCATAAGTCCGATTGGAAGGTAGATATTTACGTTGGATATTTTGCCGTAGTGGTGTTGGTAAGGCCAAGAAGCAGAAGT from Leptospira bandrabouensis harbors:
- a CDS encoding O-antigen ligase family protein, with the protein product MFYRIYRSFLTLSIISCALSVSLSQLFLLLSFVFFLFLPEKPKLRSQLVKILFLFYVWQLVTVLYHFAASGFDFITIKHAFRDEMKDIFLVTAFVTVQGIKPEDKKYLYKTFFIFALIIVITGFISIFSMTRLSRLISDLYKTSASWPYQHHYGKISNVNIYLPIGLMNTHLTFGGLLAFIFPGFVFRLYDSWYKKESFSKISINAILLLLVAIVFLFNNARSSLLGAFVSTLFGIYVLIFIDKDITKKMLKRIGILILLSLILVFTGYKTTNAVKRVVDPLFGGEKHTDSGRTFIWDSTFPLIEKNPIFGIGSGNYQKEIEISRKEKEKEHKELSFFYEVTQRGHAHNDYFHLTAVFGVPQGILYLLLFVGILYTLLNGYIPKETRFMTYGLVGFFFSGLLQCYFQDDEVLIVFYFLLGYLNIYAESNHKNELKLKG